From the genome of Candidatus Binatia bacterium, one region includes:
- a CDS encoding pitrilysin family protein — protein sequence MSDTGRFHRTLLPSGLTVIGEEMDSVRSLAIGVWMKVGARHEDAATSGMSHFLEHMVFKGSRTRDAYQIALSLESVGGHLDAFTGRESTCFYARALEDHLDLAVDVLADLSLSPRLDPADVAKEKQVVAEEIHNYDDTPDDCVHDLFADVVWNGHPLGNRILGSEASVTAFTPEEVAAYHGRHYTAGNMIVAIAGRFDWPRVVDLVERHFAPAPAGAPPAPPRAANGAGREVVHHVRDLAQQYLCIGAPGLRQEDPDRYALVLLSTVLGGGMSSRLFQRVREQEGLAYSVYTYSDSYEDAGIFCAAMSVHPSQGRKAVRVTLEEFDRIIESGITPEELASAKEQLKGSLLLGLESTSNRMHRIARSILYSGRFLPVDELVRTIDRITAEEVREMAVRVLDRDRLSLVALGADQNGAFSEADLNHREVA from the coding sequence ATGAGCGACACGGGACGCTTCCATCGAACGCTCTTACCCTCCGGCCTCACCGTGATCGGCGAGGAGATGGACTCCGTCCGCTCGCTCGCCATCGGCGTCTGGATGAAGGTGGGTGCCCGCCACGAGGACGCCGCGACGAGCGGCATGTCCCACTTCCTGGAGCACATGGTCTTCAAGGGCTCGCGAACCCGCGACGCCTACCAGATCGCGCTCTCCCTCGAATCGGTGGGGGGCCACCTCGACGCGTTCACGGGACGCGAGTCGACCTGCTTCTACGCGCGGGCGCTCGAGGACCACCTGGACCTCGCCGTGGACGTGCTCGCCGACCTCTCCCTCTCCCCGCGCCTCGACCCGGCCGACGTCGCCAAGGAAAAGCAGGTCGTGGCCGAGGAGATCCACAACTACGACGACACCCCCGACGACTGCGTGCACGACCTCTTCGCGGACGTCGTCTGGAACGGGCATCCCCTGGGGAACCGGATCCTCGGGAGCGAGGCCTCGGTGACCGCGTTCACCCCCGAGGAGGTGGCCGCCTACCACGGCCGCCACTACACGGCGGGGAACATGATCGTGGCGATCGCGGGGCGCTTCGACTGGCCGCGCGTCGTGGACCTGGTGGAGCGGCATTTCGCCCCGGCCCCGGCGGGCGCGCCCCCGGCGCCGCCGCGCGCGGCGAACGGCGCGGGGCGCGAGGTCGTGCATCACGTCCGCGACCTGGCGCAGCAGTACCTGTGCATCGGCGCCCCGGGACTGCGCCAGGAAGATCCCGACCGCTACGCGCTCGTCCTGCTCTCGACGGTGCTGGGGGGCGGCATGTCGTCGCGGCTCTTCCAGCGCGTGCGGGAGCAGGAGGGGCTCGCCTACTCCGTCTACACCTACTCCGATTCCTACGAGGACGCCGGGATCTTCTGCGCCGCGATGAGCGTGCACCCCTCGCAGGGGCGGAAAGCGGTGCGCGTCACGCTCGAGGAATTCGACCGGATCATCGAGTCCGGGATCACCCCCGAGGAGCTCGCGTCGGCCAAGGAGCAGCTCAAGGGGAGCCTCCTCCTCGGTCTGGAGAGCACCTCGAACCGGATGCACCGGATCGCGCGCTCCATCCTGTACAGCGGGCGCTTCCTCCCGGTCGACGAGCTGGTGCGCACCATCGACCGGATCACCGCGGAGGAGGTGCGCGAGATGGCCGTGCGCGTGCTGGACCGCGACCGGCTCTCCCTGGTCGCCCTGGGCGCGGATCAGAACGGAGCGTTCTCCGAAGCGGACCTGAACCACCGGGAGGTCGCATGA
- the dut gene encoding dUTP diphosphatase: MERSGAAAGEIGVRVTLLPHAAGAPAYETEHAAGMDLRAAIEGELTLAPGRVAPVPTGIRIEIPPGYEGQVRGRSGLALRHAVGVPNAPGTIDADYRGEVTVLLVNWGTEPYVVRRGDRVAQLVLAPVARARLEIAESLTETARGAGGFGHTGR, translated from the coding sequence ATGGAGCGGAGCGGAGCGGCGGCGGGCGAGATCGGCGTGCGCGTCACGCTGCTCCCACACGCCGCGGGCGCGCCCGCCTACGAAACCGAGCACGCCGCGGGGATGGACCTGCGCGCCGCGATCGAGGGGGAGCTGACCCTCGCCCCCGGCCGCGTGGCGCCGGTCCCGACCGGCATCCGGATCGAGATCCCACCCGGCTACGAGGGGCAGGTGCGGGGCCGGAGCGGCCTGGCGCTGCGGCACGCCGTGGGGGTGCCCAACGCCCCCGGCACCATCGACGCCGACTACCGCGGCGAGGTGACGGTCCTCCTCGTGAACTGGGGCACGGAGCCGTACGTGGTGCGCCGGGGCGACCGGGTCGCGCAGCTGGTCCTGGCACCGGTCGCGCGGGCCCGCCTGGAAATCGCGGAATCGCTCACGGAGACGGCGCGGGGCGCGGGCGGCTTCGGCCACACCGGCCGTTGA